The following proteins are encoded in a genomic region of Clostridium kluyveri:
- a CDS encoding helix-turn-helix transcriptional regulator yields MKVLEKRKANFKLKGLRVENNLKQSDIARKIGISESTYNRKENGYADFSESEMYKISKIFKKDPAFIFFNNIFFDDKVAKQITKETQKEVV; encoded by the coding sequence GTGAAAGTATTGGAAAAGAGAAAGGCTAACTTTAAATTAAAAGGGTTAAGAGTGGAAAATAATTTAAAGCAGTCTGATATAGCTAGGAAAATTGGCATATCAGAGTCTACGTATAACAGGAAAGAAAATGGGTATGCCGATTTTTCGGAGAGTGAGATGTATAAGATTAGCAAAATTTTTAAAAAAGATCCTGCTTTTATCTTCTTTAATAATATTTTTTTTGATGATAAAGTTGCCAAACAGATAACAAAGGAAACTCAAAAGGAGGTCGTGTGA
- a CDS encoding helix-turn-helix transcriptional regulator — MNLKNNIKKYRAQKNLSQRELAEKAEVTPAYIALLETGDRENPSTNILLKISQALEVSVSKLLGLDETEPTQKEVV; from the coding sequence ATGAACCTAAAAAATAATATTAAAAAATATAGAGCACAAAAAAATTTATCGCAAAGAGAGCTGGCAGAAAAAGCAGAAGTAACCCCTGCATATATAGCATTATTGGAAACTGGGGATAGGGAGAATCCATCCACAAATATATTGCTAAAAATATCCCAAGCCTTAGAAGTATCAGTAAGTAAGTTGCTGGGGTTGGATGAAACAGAACCAACTCAAAAAGAAGTAGTATAG
- a CDS encoding recombinase family protein yields MLKVAIYSRKSKFTGKGDSVENQIEMCKQYIINHLEGDVDFLIYEDEGFSGSTINRPQFKKLIQDIKLKKINYLVCYRLDRISRNVSDFSSTLELLQNYNVSFISIKEQFDTSTPMGKAMIYIASVFAQLERETIAERVKDNMLELAKNGRWTGGKIPLGFTSKRKKYRDKSGLEREFSILEINKEEMDFVKFLYEKYLEVGSLHKLEVYMTENQIKSKNNILFEKSTLKIILQNPIYVKANAAVIGYLESNGWNIYGEADNIHSLLTYNKTRQVIRNGKRTKSLNPESERFASVSNITGALEPELWLKVQNQFDRNKDTFPRLGKTHNALLTGKLKCGRCKEYMLVQHGRVSKLTGEKLFYYVCSLKRKSHKKFCDNKNAKAAELESLVLLSLKKLGNEQKQFMDRLKENYNSKLKDDSKSEKMLLDKALTEKKNQIDNLLNMLSKSKDIEDVMIDKIKSIKNECIEIEKRLTVLDDESKKDKVEKINLDLIENILCDCAVIDELPRVKQKQIINTLIDVIYWYGDKNNNGKVFIKFIGSDKDDFEEIELPDIDFSNTMLQFCSPSTCSMNKTATYRNVFKDIENSTSTVYYTLPERTIAQKIYKLRMIKGYTQREFAKVCSIGYSSLCKYEIGKSKPKRVNLEKICQTFNMSIDYFL; encoded by the coding sequence ATGCTAAAGGTAGCTATATACAGCAGAAAATCAAAGTTTACCGGCAAGGGGGATTCTGTAGAAAATCAAATAGAAATGTGTAAACAGTATATTATAAATCATTTAGAGGGAGATGTTGATTTTTTAATTTATGAAGATGAAGGCTTTAGTGGCAGCACAATAAACAGGCCTCAATTTAAAAAACTAATTCAAGACATAAAACTTAAAAAAATAAATTATTTAGTATGTTACAGATTGGATCGTATCAGCAGAAATGTATCTGATTTTTCCTCTACTTTAGAATTATTGCAAAATTACAATGTAAGTTTTATAAGTATAAAGGAGCAGTTTGACACTTCTACACCTATGGGAAAGGCTATGATATATATTGCCAGTGTCTTTGCACAGTTAGAAAGAGAGACGATCGCAGAACGTGTAAAAGATAATATGCTTGAGTTAGCTAAGAATGGTAGATGGACCGGAGGGAAAATACCCTTAGGATTTACTTCTAAAAGAAAAAAATACAGAGATAAATCTGGTTTAGAAAGAGAATTTTCTATTCTTGAAATAAATAAGGAAGAAATGGACTTTGTTAAATTTTTATATGAAAAATATTTAGAAGTTGGTAGCCTCCATAAGTTAGAAGTATATATGACTGAAAATCAAATAAAATCAAAAAATAATATTTTATTTGAAAAATCTACTTTAAAAATCATCCTCCAGAATCCTATATATGTAAAAGCTAATGCGGCAGTAATTGGATATTTGGAATCGAATGGATGGAATATTTATGGTGAAGCAGATAATATTCATTCTCTACTCACATATAATAAAACTAGACAAGTAATAAGAAATGGTAAGCGTACTAAATCCCTAAATCCCGAAAGTGAACGCTTTGCTTCTGTAAGCAATATAACGGGAGCACTGGAGCCTGAACTATGGTTAAAGGTTCAAAATCAATTTGATAGAAATAAAGATACTTTCCCTAGATTAGGTAAAACCCATAATGCTTTATTAACTGGTAAATTAAAATGTGGCCGGTGTAAAGAATATATGTTAGTACAACATGGCAGAGTTTCTAAACTTACCGGAGAAAAACTCTTTTATTATGTATGCTCATTAAAACGAAAATCACACAAGAAATTTTGTGATAATAAAAATGCTAAAGCTGCAGAGCTTGAAAGTTTAGTATTGTTAAGTTTAAAAAAGCTAGGCAATGAACAAAAACAATTTATGGACAGATTGAAAGAAAATTATAATTCTAAATTAAAAGATGATAGCAAAAGCGAAAAAATGTTACTAGATAAAGCTTTAACCGAAAAGAAAAATCAAATCGACAATCTACTAAATATGCTTTCAAAAAGTAAGGATATAGAAGATGTAATGATTGATAAAATTAAATCTATAAAAAATGAATGCATAGAAATCGAAAAGAGGCTAACTGTTCTTGATGATGAAAGTAAAAAGGATAAAGTAGAAAAAATCAACTTAGATCTAATAGAAAATATATTATGTGATTGTGCAGTAATAGATGAGCTCCCACGTGTCAAACAAAAGCAAATTATTAATACATTGATAGATGTTATATACTGGTACGGAGACAAAAACAACAACGGAAAAGTATTTATAAAATTTATAGGCTCTGATAAAGATGATTTTGAAGAAATTGAATTGCCTGATATAGATTTTTCCAATACTATGTTGCAGTTTTGTTCACCTAGCACATGCAGTATGAACAAAACTGCAACATATAGAAATGTATTTAAAGATATTGAAAACTCTACCTCTACAGTATATTATACACTTCCTGAAAGAACAATTGCACAAAAAATTTATAAATTAAGAATGATCAAAGGATATACCCAACGTGAATTTGCTAAAGTTTGTTCTATAGGCTATTCTTCTTTATGTAAATATGAAATAGGGAAATCAAAACCTAAGCGTGTTAATTTGGAGAAGATATGCCAAACTTTTAATATGTCTATTGATTATTTTTTATAA
- a CDS encoding sensor histidine kinase, translated as MYLIAREIILDIIEALLLLGIFQALYNKKKFIIQHKIRSVLFCILYVFIAYCITFNVTLTYHSLILIILYILLLSYITKIRIFDSTIIVCLLFTIVFSTEFLIEIIELFILKVNLNQLVSNSTYLSSIILISKLLQIFIVAMILKFNSYFTKLKLFEKEGAIFANLIIELGVFSTFIFCVNFGIFHIKNIETYNIIIFIIYFIFLVAKFRSLKERQLAVNININYKIQEQQIKNMEEIISIIRQEKHDFANHINVIQGLCLLNKPDTVEKIDSYVRKISGTIHSSFRYLDTGNDYIDGMLSIKNNYAMKNNIDFKVIIDEPFSSIKIREDELISIMSNLIDNAFEAFTKSDVGNKEISITTFKEDTNFCIEIADNGDVIPENIIEKIFNRGFSTKVKQNDLHGFGLYIIKQLVEKNNGTISVESIPGKTKFVIKFRMD; from the coding sequence ATGTACTTGATTGCAAGAGAAATAATACTGGATATTATTGAAGCATTACTTCTTTTAGGAATTTTTCAAGCATTATATAATAAAAAGAAATTTATAATACAGCATAAGATTAGATCAGTATTATTTTGTATACTATATGTTTTTATAGCTTATTGTATTACATTCAATGTAACATTAACTTATCACTCTTTAATTCTTATAATTTTATATATTTTATTACTTTCTTACATTACAAAAATAAGAATTTTTGATTCTACAATTATAGTTTGCTTGCTTTTTACAATAGTTTTCAGTACAGAATTTCTTATTGAAATAATTGAACTATTTATATTAAAAGTAAATTTAAATCAACTAGTTTCAAATTCTACATATTTATCGAGCATTATTTTAATTTCAAAGTTATTACAAATTTTTATTGTAGCAATGATTTTAAAATTTAACTCATATTTTACTAAACTTAAATTATTTGAAAAAGAAGGGGCTATTTTCGCCAACTTAATAATTGAATTAGGTGTATTTTCTACATTCATATTTTGTGTTAACTTTGGTATTTTCCATATAAAAAATATCGAAACCTATAATATTATTATTTTTATAATTTATTTTATATTTTTAGTGGCAAAATTCAGAAGCTTAAAAGAAAGACAGCTGGCCGTAAATATAAATATCAATTATAAAATCCAAGAGCAGCAAATTAAAAATATGGAGGAAATAATAAGTATCATAAGGCAAGAAAAACATGATTTTGCCAACCATATAAATGTTATACAAGGACTGTGTTTATTAAACAAGCCTGATACCGTAGAGAAGATAGATAGTTATGTACGAAAAATTTCAGGTACAATACATTCCTCTTTTAGGTATTTGGATACAGGAAATGATTACATAGATGGTATGTTATCCATAAAAAATAACTATGCAATGAAAAACAATATTGATTTTAAAGTTATAATTGATGAACCTTTCAGCTCAATAAAAATTAGAGAAGACGAATTGATAAGTATTATGAGTAATCTTATAGACAATGCATTTGAAGCATTCACTAAATCAGATGTTGGAAATAAAGAAATATCCATCACCACTTTTAAGGAAGACACAAACTTTTGTATTGAGATAGCCGACAATGGGGATGTTATCCCTGAAAATATAATAGAAAAAATTTTCAATAGAGGTTTTTCTACAAAAGTTAAACAAAATGATCTTCATGGATTCGGATTGTATATTATTAAACAATTAGTTGAAAAAAATAATGGGACTATATCCGTAGAAAGTATTCCAGGAAAAACTAAGTTTGTGATAAAGTTTAGAATGGATTAA
- a CDS encoding type I restriction endonuclease has product MEIKEKIQALSDRAEMLVTQIKTEEATKQSLILPFFQMLGYDVFNPLEFCPEFDADYGVKKGEKVDYAILINGIPTILVEAKDCNDNLDKHGSQLFRYYTTSSAKFGILTNGIKYRFYADLDEPNKMDEKPFFEINLFDLKDSSIEYLKRFSKDELDVDAIINSASDLKYTSLIKDFLKKQIEKPSEDFANYILGEIYEGRRTSSIIEKFIPIVKKSLNQFINETMSDKFRETLKGTDSEVTNTSKEEIAVTEDVAEDKHKILTTVEELEAYAIIKSILRNNVDLSHITYKDTESYFGILFDNNTRKWICRLYINVKKILTLPNEDKTHTKYELNSLDDLYSYSDKLIEVLNRYIN; this is encoded by the coding sequence ATGGAAATCAAAGAAAAAATACAAGCATTATCAGATAGAGCTGAAATGTTAGTAACTCAGATTAAAACAGAAGAGGCAACCAAGCAGTCATTAATATTACCATTTTTTCAAATGTTAGGATATGATGTATTCAATCCTCTTGAATTTTGTCCTGAATTTGACGCTGATTATGGTGTGAAAAAAGGGGAAAAAGTTGATTATGCAATTCTCATAAACGGAATTCCTACAATTCTTGTAGAGGCAAAAGACTGCAATGATAATCTTGATAAACATGGTTCTCAACTTTTTAGATATTATACCACATCATCAGCCAAATTCGGAATTTTAACTAATGGTATAAAATATAGATTTTACGCAGATTTAGATGAACCAAATAAAATGGATGAAAAACCATTCTTTGAAATTAATTTATTTGATTTAAAAGATAGCTCCATTGAATACTTAAAACGATTTTCTAAAGATGAACTTGATGTAGATGCAATCATTAATTCTGCATCTGATTTAAAATATACAAGCCTTATAAAGGATTTTCTAAAAAAACAAATAGAGAAACCATCCGAAGATTTTGCTAATTATATATTAGGAGAAATATATGAAGGCAGAAGAACATCTTCCATTATAGAAAAATTTATTCCCATAGTAAAAAAATCACTTAACCAATTTATTAATGAAACTATGAGTGATAAATTTAGGGAAACATTGAAAGGAACAGATTCAGAAGTTACTAATACATCAAAAGAAGAGATTGCTGTTACAGAGGATGTTGCTGAAGATAAGCACAAAATTCTCACTACAGTAGAAGAACTCGAAGCATACGCAATAATAAAATCGATTCTCCGAAACAACGTTGATTTATCACATATTACATACAAAGATACCGAATCATATTTTGGAATCTTATTTGATAATAATACAAGAAAATGGATTTGTAGATTATATATTAACGTAAAAAAAATACTGACATTACCTAATGAAGATAAAACTCATACAAAATATGAATTAAATTCTTTAGATGATTTATACTCATATTCAGATAAATTAATTGAGGTGTTAAATAGATATATTAATTAA
- a CDS encoding YjgB family protein, with protein sequence MTPFKKCISTKSIIIFSMLVTLMTGCSSTSNSANNSSNNAEKVIDSTKQNSNTGDSKSSTNKPSNSSHNNSSNVEDSSEVFLPNIMQLAKQGKVINCEFADKINVIEDVEEKWGEPDKTDWVPAAKGNYATYSEHNIVFGFNKGSRIFEVRSFDSGIKKITLSKVKEVFGTPAYDVKSNGEEIIGYVATKEFKILFVFPQSESNNKDPLLDHYSVLYPQGTVNSMADDPGRQW encoded by the coding sequence ATGACTCCATTTAAGAAATGTATATCTACTAAGAGCATAATTATATTTAGTATGTTGGTAACTTTAATGACAGGATGCTCTAGCACATCTAATTCAGCAAACAACTCTTCTAATAATGCTGAAAAAGTCATTGACAGTACTAAACAAAATTCTAATACTGGAGATTCTAAATCTTCTACTAATAAACCATCTAATAGTTCTCACAATAATTCATCTAACGTAGAAGATTCTTCCGAAGTATTTTTACCAAACATCATGCAGTTAGCTAAGCAGGGAAAGGTTATCAACTGTGAATTCGCTGATAAGATAAATGTTATTGAAGATGTCGAGGAAAAATGGGGAGAACCTGATAAAACCGATTGGGTTCCTGCAGCTAAGGGAAATTATGCTACGTATTCAGAGCACAATATAGTTTTTGGATTTAATAAAGGCTCTCGAATATTTGAAGTGAGATCCTTTGACAGTGGAATAAAGAAAATAACTTTATCTAAGGTAAAAGAGGTATTTGGAACTCCGGCATATGATGTTAAATCCAATGGTGAAGAAATAATTGGCTATGTAGCAACAAAAGAGTTTAAAATATTATTTGTATTTCCCCAGTCCGAAAGCAATAACAAAGATCCTTTACTAGATCATTATTCAGTTCTTTATCCTCAAGGAACTGTTAACTCAATGGCAGATGATCCAGGAAGGCAATGGTAA
- a CDS encoding helix-turn-helix domain-containing protein, translating to MATFNQRMKELRAEKNITLEELAKVLNTTKSTLSRYENNLRTPNADFINQLAKYFNVSLDYLLGNTDKKEPEINIPKEYTDKYKITSRDKKQYLEHMKKANEAFFMNDEFDEEDKKEILDTMAEIFWKAKAMNKRKPKEGK from the coding sequence ATGGCAACTTTTAATCAAAGAATGAAAGAACTTAGAGCAGAAAAAAATATAACATTAGAAGAATTAGCAAAAGTTTTAAATACAACTAAATCTACTTTATCGAGGTATGAAAATAATTTGAGAACTCCAAATGCAGATTTTATAAACCAATTGGCCAAATATTTTAACGTATCCTTAGATTATCTTCTGGGTAATACCGATAAAAAAGAACCAGAAATCAATATTCCAAAGGAATATACAGATAAATACAAAATTACTTCTCGTGATAAAAAGCAATATTTAGAACATATGAAAAAAGCAAATGAAGCTTTCTTTATGAATGATGAATTTGACGAAGAGGATAAAAAAGAAATATTAGATACAATGGCAGAAATATTTTGGAAGGCTAAAGCAATGAATAAAAGAAAACCTAAAGAAGGTAAGTAG
- a CDS encoding YhfC family intramembrane metalloprotease yields MVSNTSIMFLIISLIISVGLPLVLVAYFYKKYKISIKCVFIGVLIFIIFSQVLEKALHYFVLTKNPNTVALLKNPWLFMIYGGLAAGIFEEVGRYIGFKFLLKDQREWKDGIAYGIGHGGIEAILIGGVAGIQNIVYSNLINSGTFEKVLSAKIPVSMLASIKNSLENTPYYMFGFIGIERMLVLPLHIALSLVVLYGIKKGKKIYLLYAIIIHAIIDFPAALYQAGKIKSIFLIEGIVLVVAIISLIFIIKSKVSFDKTSSEKVY; encoded by the coding sequence ATGGTAAGTAATACATCAATTATGTTCTTAATTATATCTCTAATTATTTCAGTTGGGTTACCTTTAGTGTTAGTAGCTTACTTTTATAAAAAGTATAAAATATCAATAAAATGTGTATTTATAGGAGTATTAATATTTATAATATTTTCTCAGGTTTTAGAAAAAGCATTACATTATTTTGTATTAACAAAGAACCCTAACACCGTAGCATTATTAAAGAATCCATGGCTATTTATGATTTATGGAGGACTTGCAGCAGGAATATTTGAAGAAGTGGGTAGATATATTGGTTTTAAGTTTTTACTTAAAGATCAAAGAGAATGGAAAGATGGAATTGCCTATGGTATAGGCCATGGTGGAATAGAGGCTATATTAATAGGTGGAGTTGCAGGTATACAAAATATAGTATATTCAAATTTAATAAACTCTGGTACTTTTGAAAAAGTTCTTAGTGCTAAGATTCCTGTTAGTATGTTAGCATCAATAAAAAATAGCTTAGAGAACACTCCATATTATATGTTTGGGTTTATAGGTATAGAAAGAATGCTGGTACTGCCATTACATATAGCTCTATCTCTTGTGGTGTTATATGGAATTAAAAAAGGGAAGAAAATATATCTTTTATATGCTATAATAATCCATGCTATAATTGATTTTCCTGCTGCTTTGTATCAAGCAGGAAAGATCAAAAGTATATTTTTAATAGAGGGTATAGTTTTAGTAGTCGCTATTATATCTTTAATTTTCATCATTAAATCAAAGGTTTCATTTGACAAAACTTCTTCTGAAAAGGTGTATTAA
- a CDS encoding helix-turn-helix domain-containing protein, with product MNDVTFVAKRITELRLSKNISSRKLSLDLGLSNSYITQIENGNKLPSLDNLFKICNYFGISISDFFNSSSITPEIRNLLDTIRDLTPEQLELLSKFIQSLK from the coding sequence ATGAATGATGTAACTTTTGTCGCTAAAAGAATAACTGAATTAAGATTAAGTAAAAATATCTCTAGTAGAAAATTAAGCCTTGATTTAGGTTTATCAAACTCATATATAACTCAAATTGAAAATGGAAATAAATTACCATCTTTAGATAATCTATTTAAAATATGCAACTATTTTGGAATAAGTATTAGTGATTTCTTCAATTCATCTTCTATTACTCCTGAAATAAGAAATCTACTTGATACTATTCGTGACCTTACTCCAGAGCAATTAGAATTATTATCTAAGTTCATACAATCCCTAAAATAA
- a CDS encoding cyclic lactone autoinducer peptide: MKFSKERLLRKSMKIVGSLFLFLATIVIVPTSIGVGHQPKCPDEFLR, encoded by the coding sequence ATGAAATTCTCCAAAGAAAGGCTATTAAGGAAAAGTATGAAAATAGTAGGTTCGTTGTTTCTATTTCTAGCAACAATAGTTATAGTTCCAACATCAATAGGTGTTGGCCATCAGCCAAAATGTCCTGATGAATTTCTAAGATAA
- a CDS encoding thermonuclease family protein encodes MKRLVNKLLFVIVIFTFLTSVAGCSDDTKTSSNSSTSTQQSASKTTSTKNTTADTSKSPIQLETVSVTKGIDGDTIGVTTKDGQYQKVRLIGVNTPESTTQHEEYGEEASNYTKSQLVGKTVYLEKDTGDTDTYGRLLRYVWIQPPTEITDDEITDDEIRNKMFNAILAYNGYAQQMTVQPNVKYAEYFKNFCANARDSSRGLWAININGTTKGDTIAQVNNSSAGSDIGTSTSSTSQISDSSSAGNSSSDQSNSSATQQSTVQQSASSDNQGTTVYITPTGHKYHNAGCRTIKNSSTAVFLSEAKAEGYEPCKVCNPPQ; translated from the coding sequence ATGAAAAGACTTGTTAATAAACTTCTTTTTGTAATTGTAATTTTTACGTTTTTAACTTCAGTAGCAGGATGTTCGGATGATACCAAAACTAGCTCCAATAGTAGTACCTCAACACAGCAAAGCGCATCTAAAACTACATCTACCAAGAACACGACTGCGGATACTTCTAAATCTCCAATACAATTAGAAACAGTTAGTGTAACTAAAGGAATAGATGGAGATACAATCGGAGTAACAACAAAAGATGGTCAATATCAAAAGGTCAGATTAATAGGGGTGAATACTCCAGAAAGTACAACACAACATGAAGAATATGGAGAAGAAGCCTCTAACTATACCAAGTCACAATTAGTAGGAAAAACCGTATATCTTGAGAAAGATACAGGGGATACAGATACTTATGGCAGACTTTTAAGGTATGTATGGATTCAGCCGCCTACTGAAATAACGGATGATGAAATAACGGATGATGAAATTAGAAATAAGATGTTTAATGCTATATTAGCTTACAATGGATATGCTCAGCAGATGACTGTACAACCTAATGTAAAATATGCCGAATATTTTAAGAATTTCTGTGCAAATGCTAGAGATAGCAGCAGGGGATTATGGGCAATAAATATAAATGGAACTACAAAGGGGGATACCATAGCTCAAGTAAATAATAGCAGTGCCGGAAGCGATATTGGGACAAGCACATCTAGTACCAGTCAAATTAGTGATAGCAGTAGTGCTGGAAATAGTAGTTCGGATCAAAGCAATAGTTCTGCAACACAGCAAAGCACTGTACAGCAAAGTGCTTCGTCAGATAATCAGGGAACAACAGTATATATAACACCCACAGGTCACAAGTACCATAATGCTGGTTGCAGAACAATAAAAAACAGTTCTACGGCTGTATTCTTATCAGAAGCAAAAGCAGAAGGCTATGAACCTTGTAAAGTATGTAATCCACCACAATAA
- a CDS encoding helix-turn-helix domain-containing protein, translated as MIGTAIKEAREEKGMTQQELGQLSFLSDKTISAIETGRRNLTKDNLRIICKELDNPFIYFQAVSEVTGDVFNINWLDGEAADLHRAAVREKAMEELDEAVQAISLVKTSKNPKTCIMEDVQNIVESIQETIDVYNASAIYIAVMCKEFNLNIQEMFKVQKEKLISRKYIKR; from the coding sequence ATGATAGGAACTGCGATAAAGGAAGCCAGGGAAGAGAAAGGAATGACACAGCAGGAATTAGGACAATTAAGTTTTTTATCAGACAAGACAATTTCAGCAATAGAAACAGGCAGAAGAAATCTTACAAAAGATAATTTAAGAATTATATGTAAGGAGTTGGACAATCCCTTTATATATTTTCAAGCTGTTAGTGAAGTAACGGGAGATGTATTTAATATTAATTGGCTAGATGGAGAAGCTGCTGACTTACATAGGGCAGCAGTAAGAGAAAAAGCAATGGAAGAACTTGACGAAGCAGTACAGGCCATATCTTTAGTTAAAACTTCTAAGAATCCCAAAACATGCATTATGGAAGATGTTCAAAACATAGTTGAAAGTATTCAAGAAACCATAGATGTATATAACGCAAGTGCAATCTATATAGCAGTCATGTGTAAGGAATTTAATTTAAACATTCAGGAAATGTTTAAAGTTCAGAAAGAAAAGCTCATTAGTAGAAAATACATCAAAAGATAG
- a CDS encoding ImmA/IrrE family metallo-endopeptidase yields the protein MINIHARVKHLIQKYGTRDPEKLARELKITIIKRPFKKTMGFFKKDLGKKFVIVNSNLDEFIQRLVLAHELGHALLHSSNQTSYIHEYTLFPRGRVEIEANKFAAELLIDEAEIDKCYLENMCTSQVASYFGVPKKLVEYKFDKYIIHREG from the coding sequence ATGATAAATATTCATGCAAGAGTTAAACACTTAATTCAAAAATACGGCACAAGAGATCCTGAAAAACTTGCAAGGGAATTAAAAATAACAATAATTAAAAGACCTTTTAAAAAAACTATGGGATTTTTTAAAAAAGACTTAGGTAAAAAATTTGTAATAGTAAACTCAAATCTAGATGAATTCATACAAAGATTAGTATTAGCACACGAATTAGGACACGCCTTACTACATTCTAGTAATCAAACCTCATACATACATGAATACACACTCTTCCCTAGAGGTAGAGTTGAAATAGAAGCTAATAAATTCGCAGCAGAACTTTTAATTGATGAAGCTGAAATTGACAAATGCTATTTAGAAAACATGTGCACAAGCCAAGTCGCATCATATTTTGGAGTCCCTAAAAAACTAGTTGAATATAAATTTGATAAATATATAATACACAGGGAAGGATAG
- a CDS encoding Lar family restriction alleviation protein: MEDIVEVYKPPEHTLQPCPFCGSKEIVFISYKTEFGLRWKVVCLNCIANIDPGWVQEKGYLWELWNRRAVRKEGGK, encoded by the coding sequence ATGGAAGATATTGTTGAAGTATATAAACCACCAGAACACACTCTTCAGCCTTGCCCGTTTTGTGGCAGTAAAGAGATTGTATTTATTTCGTATAAAACTGAATTTGGGTTGCGTTGGAAAGTTGTATGTTTGAACTGTATAGCAAATATTGACCCCGGTTGGGTACAGGAAAAGGGATATTTATGGGAGTTGTGGAACAGACGAGCAGTTAGAAAAGAAGGAGGAAAGTAA